A region from the Variovorax sp. V93 genome encodes:
- the rpsP gene encoding 30S ribosomal protein S16 yields the protein MVVIRLSRGGSKGRPFFNIVVSDKRVRRDGRFIERLGFYNPTAKENEESIRIAQDRLAYWKSVGAQASPTVLRLIKQAAAAAPKAAA from the coding sequence ATGGTCGTCATTCGACTTTCCCGCGGCGGCTCCAAAGGCCGTCCGTTCTTCAACATCGTCGTGTCGGACAAGCGCGTTCGCCGCGATGGCCGTTTCATCGAGCGCCTGGGTTTCTACAACCCGACCGCCAAGGAAAACGAAGAAAGCATCCGTATTGCCCAGGACCGCCTGGCCTACTGGAAGAGCGTCGGCGCACAAGCTTCGCCCACGGTCCTGCGCCTGATCAAGCAAGCCGCTGCAGCGGCTCCCAAGGCGGCGGCTTAA
- a CDS encoding NINE protein: MKNKTIAAWLSFLGGPLGLHRFYLRGMGDWLGWLLPIPTALGLYGIERARMYGLDDGWSWVLIPLLGFTIAGCALTAIVYGLMTPEKWNARFNGSAPSDAAPGRTNWATIGAVVLALLFGTTVLMASIVFSFQRYFEHQVEEGRKISQ; this comes from the coding sequence ATGAAAAACAAGACCATTGCCGCCTGGCTCTCCTTCCTGGGCGGCCCGCTGGGCCTGCACCGCTTCTACCTTCGCGGCATGGGCGACTGGCTCGGCTGGCTGCTGCCCATTCCCACGGCGCTGGGCCTGTACGGCATCGAGCGCGCGCGCATGTACGGCCTGGACGACGGCTGGAGCTGGGTGCTGATTCCGCTGCTGGGCTTCACCATCGCGGGATGCGCGCTGACGGCCATCGTCTACGGCCTCATGACGCCCGAGAAGTGGAATGCCCGATTCAACGGCAGCGCGCCTTCGGACGCCGCGCCGGGCCGCACGAACTGGGCCACGATCGGCGCCGTGGTGCTGGCGCTCCTGTTCGGCACCACGGTGCTGATGGCCAGCATCGTGTTCAGCTTCCAGCGCTACTTCGAACACCAGGTCGAGGAAGGCCGGAAGAT
- a CDS encoding N-acetyltransferase family protein, with the protein MTLTIRPSRDEDIAAVTAIYAHHVLNGTGTFETEPPSAEDMAARRADVLGKSLPYLVAEEDGEVLGFAYCNWFKPRPAYRFSAEDSIYISEAARGKGLGARLLAALSQAAEAAGVRKLIAVIGDSANAGSVGVHRSQGFTHVGVLKDCGWKFGQWRDVVLMEKVLGEGSTTQPE; encoded by the coding sequence ATGACCCTCACCATCCGCCCCAGCCGCGACGAAGACATCGCGGCCGTCACGGCCATCTACGCCCACCACGTGCTCAACGGCACCGGCACCTTCGAGACCGAGCCTCCCTCGGCCGAGGACATGGCCGCGCGGCGCGCCGACGTTCTTGGCAAGAGCCTGCCCTACCTCGTGGCCGAAGAAGACGGCGAGGTGTTGGGTTTTGCCTACTGCAACTGGTTCAAGCCCCGCCCGGCCTACCGCTTTTCGGCCGAAGACTCGATCTACATCTCCGAAGCCGCACGCGGCAAGGGCCTGGGCGCCCGGCTGCTGGCCGCCCTCTCGCAGGCCGCCGAAGCGGCGGGCGTGCGCAAGCTGATCGCCGTCATCGGCGATTCGGCCAATGCCGGCTCGGTCGGCGTGCACCGCAGCCAGGGCTTCACGCACGTGGGCGTGCTCAAGGACTGCGGCTGGAAGTTCGGCCAATGGCGCGACGTGGTCCTGATGGAAAAAGTGCTGGGCGAAGGCAGCACCACCCAACCCGAATGA